A single genomic interval of Pseudomonas sp. FeN3W harbors:
- a CDS encoding polynucleotide adenylyltransferase PcnB, which yields MLKKLFQSFRLPLRRIPHPRRTPEILSSRQHSLNRNEISRYAVSVVERLQQAGYEAYVVGGCVRDLLLQLNPKDYDVATSATPEQVRAEFRNARVIGRRFKLVHVHFGREIIEVATFRANHPEEDDDDASHLASRNESGRILRDNVYGTLEDDAQRRDFTINALYYDPATERILDHTHGVHDIRNRLVRLIGDPEQRYQEDPVRMLRAVRFAAKLDFEIERHSAEPIVDLAELLDGIPSARLFDEVLKLFLGGKAERTFELLLEYDLFAPLFPASAAALERNPEYAGTLIRNALANTDLRIAQGKPVTPAFLFAALLWPALPARVLELQDRGMPPIPAMQEAAHDIIWEQCQRTAIPKRFTIPMREIWDMQERLPRRQGRRADQLLENPRFRAGYDFLLLRESAGEKTNGLGDWWTAYQDASDSERRNMIRGLSNKEEAGGAKKRRRGGRRRRGPGDNAGNPAE from the coding sequence ATGCTGAAAAAGCTGTTCCAGTCTTTTCGTCTTCCTCTGCGCCGCATCCCGCATCCCCGCCGCACACCTGAAATCCTGTCCAGCCGGCAGCATTCCCTGAATCGAAACGAGATCAGTCGTTACGCGGTGAGCGTGGTCGAACGCCTGCAGCAGGCGGGTTACGAGGCCTATGTGGTCGGCGGCTGCGTGCGCGATCTGCTGCTGCAGCTGAACCCCAAGGATTACGACGTCGCGACCAGTGCGACCCCCGAACAGGTCCGCGCCGAATTCCGCAACGCACGGGTGATCGGTCGGCGTTTCAAACTGGTGCATGTGCATTTCGGGCGAGAGATCATCGAGGTCGCCACCTTCCGCGCCAACCATCCGGAAGAGGATGACGACGACGCCAGCCACCTCGCTTCGCGCAACGAGAGCGGCCGCATCCTGCGCGACAACGTCTACGGCACTCTCGAAGACGACGCCCAGCGCCGCGACTTCACCATCAACGCGCTGTACTACGACCCGGCCACCGAGCGCATTCTCGATCACACCCACGGCGTGCATGACATCCGCAACCGCCTGGTCCGCCTGATCGGCGATCCCGAGCAACGCTATCAGGAAGACCCGGTGCGCATGCTGCGCGCCGTGCGTTTCGCCGCCAAGCTCGACTTCGAGATCGAACGGCACAGCGCCGAACCCATCGTCGACCTCGCCGAGCTGCTCGACGGCATTCCCTCGGCACGCCTGTTCGACGAAGTGCTCAAGCTGTTCCTCGGCGGCAAGGCCGAGCGCACCTTCGAGTTGCTGCTCGAATACGATCTCTTCGCCCCGCTATTCCCGGCGAGCGCCGCCGCACTCGAGCGCAACCCCGAGTACGCCGGCACGCTGATCCGCAACGCCCTGGCCAACACCGACCTGCGCATCGCCCAGGGCAAGCCGGTGACGCCGGCGTTCCTCTTCGCCGCGCTGCTCTGGCCAGCCCTGCCCGCCCGTGTACTGGAGCTGCAGGACCGTGGCATGCCGCCGATCCCGGCGATGCAGGAAGCGGCGCACGACATCATCTGGGAGCAGTGCCAGCGCACCGCGATTCCGAAACGCTTCACCATTCCCATGCGCGAGATCTGGGACATGCAGGAACGCCTGCCGCGTCGGCAGGGTCGCCGCGCCGATCAACTGCTGGAAAATCCGCGCTTCCGTGCCGGCTACGATTTCCTTCTGCTACGCGAGAGCGCCGGAGAGAAAACCAACGGCCTCGGCGACTGGTGGACCGCATATCAGGACGCCAGCGACAGCGAACGTCGCAACATGATTCGCGGCCTCAGCAACAAGGAAGAAGCCGGCGGAGCGAAGAAGCGTCGCCGCGGGGGGCGCCGCCGCCGTGGTCCGGGCGACAACGCCGGCAACCCGGCCGAGTAA
- a CDS encoding sigma-54 dependent transcriptional regulator → MSHILIVEDETIIRSALRRLLERNQYEVSEAGSVQEAQERYSIPGFDLIVSDLRLPGAPGTELIKLAEGTPVLIMTSYASLRSAVDSMKMGAVDYIAKPFDHDEMLQTVARILTDHQHNAAAQAQPSRGASAASAASDREDIGIIGHCAPMQDLFGKIRKVAPTDSNVLIQGESGTGKELVARALHNLSRRAKAPMISVNCAAIPETLIESELFGHEKGAFTGASAGRAGLVEAADGGTLFLDEIGELPLEAQARLLRVLQEGEIRRVGSVQSQKVDVRLIAATHRDLKTLAKTGQFREDLYYRLHVIALKLPPLRERGGDVLEIAKAFLARQGERMSSDDLHFSRDAEQAIRHYSWPGNVRELENAIERAAILSESPEIDAELLGIDIELDELDDDFDEPLGTIRGIATGNEPTEDLSLEDYFQHFVLEHQDHMTETELARKLGISRKCLWERRQRLGIPRRKSSSAAG, encoded by the coding sequence ATGTCACACATTCTGATCGTCGAAGACGAAACCATCATCCGCTCCGCGCTGCGACGCCTCCTCGAGCGTAACCAGTACGAGGTCAGCGAAGCCGGCTCGGTGCAGGAAGCACAGGAGCGCTACAGCATCCCGGGTTTCGACCTCATCGTCAGCGACCTGAGACTTCCCGGCGCGCCCGGCACCGAGCTGATCAAGCTCGCCGAAGGTACGCCGGTGCTGATCATGACCAGCTACGCCAGCCTGCGCTCGGCCGTGGACTCGATGAAGATGGGCGCGGTCGACTACATCGCCAAGCCGTTCGACCATGACGAGATGCTGCAGACCGTGGCACGCATCCTCACCGACCATCAGCACAACGCCGCGGCACAGGCGCAGCCCTCACGTGGCGCGAGCGCCGCCTCAGCGGCAAGCGACCGCGAAGACATCGGCATCATCGGCCACTGCGCGCCCATGCAGGACCTGTTCGGCAAGATCCGCAAGGTCGCGCCGACCGATTCCAACGTGCTGATCCAGGGCGAATCGGGCACCGGCAAGGAGCTGGTCGCCCGCGCGCTGCATAACCTCTCGCGCCGTGCCAAGGCGCCGATGATTTCCGTCAACTGCGCGGCCATCCCGGAAACACTGATCGAATCCGAATTGTTCGGCCACGAGAAAGGCGCCTTTACCGGCGCCAGCGCCGGGCGCGCCGGCCTGGTCGAAGCTGCCGACGGCGGCACGCTGTTCCTCGACGAGATCGGCGAGCTGCCCCTCGAAGCTCAGGCGCGCCTGCTCAGGGTGTTGCAGGAAGGCGAAATCCGCCGGGTCGGTTCGGTACAGTCACAGAAGGTCGACGTACGCCTGATCGCCGCCACCCACCGCGACCTGAAAACCCTGGCCAAGACCGGCCAATTCCGTGAAGACCTCTATTACCGCCTGCACGTCATCGCGCTCAAGCTGCCGCCGCTGCGCGAGCGGGGCGGTGACGTGCTGGAGATCGCCAAGGCGTTCCTGGCGCGCCAGGGCGAACGCATGAGCAGCGACGACCTGCATTTTTCCCGCGATGCCGAGCAGGCGATCCGTCATTACTCCTGGCCGGGCAACGTTCGTGAGCTGGAAAACGCGATCGAGCGCGCAGCCATTCTCAGCGAAAGCCCGGAGATCGATGCCGAGCTGCTGGGTATCGATATCGAGTTGGATGAGCTGGACGATGATTTCGACGAACCCCTTGGCACCATTCGCGGCATCGCCACCGGCAACGAGCCGACCGAGGATCTGTCGCTGGAGGATTACTTCCAGCACTTCGTGCTCGAGCATCAGGATCACATGACCGAGACCGAGCTGGCTCGCAAGCTGGGCATCAGCCGTAAGTGTCTGTGGGAACGCCGCCAGCGCCTGGGCATCCCGCGGCGCAAGTCGAGTAGCGCGGCCGGGTAA
- the folK gene encoding 2-amino-4-hydroxy-6-hydroxymethyldihydropteridine diphosphokinase produces MERAYIGLGSNLADPQQQLRGALQALAELPQSNLAAVSSLYASDPLGPADQPRYVNAVAALDTSLAPLDLLDALQRIELAQGRERKAERWGPRTLDLDILLFGDRLIAEPRLQVPHYHLQARAFVLYPLAEIAPAELLLADGRRLVDLLAACPFSGLERLGNDGVTAAVTNVTRG; encoded by the coding sequence ATGGAACGCGCCTACATCGGCCTGGGCAGCAACCTGGCCGATCCGCAACAGCAGCTGCGCGGTGCCCTGCAGGCACTGGCAGAGTTGCCACAGAGCAATCTCGCAGCGGTATCGTCGCTCTATGCCAGCGACCCACTCGGACCGGCCGACCAACCACGTTACGTCAACGCGGTTGCCGCACTGGACACCAGTCTCGCGCCGCTCGATCTGCTCGACGCCCTGCAACGCATCGAACTGGCCCAGGGCCGCGAGCGCAAGGCCGAGCGCTGGGGCCCGCGTACACTGGATCTGGACATCCTGCTGTTCGGTGATCGCCTGATCGCCGAGCCCCGCCTGCAGGTTCCGCACTACCACCTGCAAGCCCGCGCGTTCGTGCTCTACCCGCTCGCCGAAATCGCCCCGGCGGAGTTGCTGCTGGCCGATGGCCGCCGACTCGTCGACCTGCTCGCCGCCTGCCCCTTCAGCGGCCTCGAACGGCTTGGCAATGACGGTGTCACCGCCGCGGTAACGAACGTAACGCGCGGGTAA
- the panB gene encoding 3-methyl-2-oxobutanoate hydroxymethyltransferase, with product MPDVTLTTLQGLKQKGEKIVMLTCYDATFAKTACDAGVEMLLIGDSLGMVLQGHDSTLPVTVADMAYHTASVKRGNRGAMIVADLPFMANATTEQTLSNSAVLMQAGAHMIKLEGTAWLADSIRLLAERGIPVCAHMGLTPQAVNIFGGYKVQGREQAQAQQMLEDAKALETAGAAMLLLECVPSELAARITRAVQIPVIGIGAGSDTDGQVLVLHDMLGLSLGGRVPKFVKNFMREHGDIPSAIAGYVKAVKATEFPAAEHGFSA from the coding sequence ATGCCAGACGTAACCCTGACCACGCTGCAAGGGCTCAAGCAGAAAGGCGAGAAGATCGTCATGCTCACCTGCTATGACGCCACCTTCGCCAAGACCGCCTGCGACGCGGGCGTCGAGATGCTACTGATCGGCGATTCACTCGGCATGGTTCTGCAAGGTCACGACAGCACCCTGCCGGTTACCGTTGCCGACATGGCCTATCACACCGCCAGCGTCAAGCGCGGTAATCGTGGGGCGATGATCGTCGCCGACCTGCCGTTCATGGCCAACGCCACCACCGAGCAGACCCTGAGCAATTCAGCCGTGCTGATGCAGGCTGGCGCGCACATGATCAAGCTGGAGGGCACCGCCTGGCTGGCCGATTCGATCCGCCTGCTGGCCGAACGCGGCATTCCGGTCTGCGCGCACATGGGCCTGACGCCGCAGGCGGTGAACATCTTCGGCGGCTACAAGGTACAAGGCCGCGAGCAAGCCCAGGCACAACAGATGCTGGAAGACGCCAAGGCACTGGAAACCGCTGGCGCCGCCATGCTGCTGCTCGAATGCGTTCCCAGCGAACTGGCTGCACGCATCACCCGGGCGGTGCAGATTCCGGTGATCGGCATCGGCGCCGGCAGCGACACGGACGGCCAGGTGCTGGTGTTGCACGATATGCTCGGGCTCTCGCTCGGTGGTCGCGTACCGAAGTTCGTCAAGAACTTCATGCGCGAGCATGGCGATA
- a CDS encoding ATP-binding protein, with translation MQTSFSLSQLILISVAYLIMLFGVAWVSERGLIPRWVIRHPLTYTLSLGVYASAWAFYGTVGLAYQYGYGFLATYLGVCGAFLLAPVLLYPILRITRTYQLSSLADLVAFRFRSTWSGALTTIVMLIGMLPLLALQIQAVADAIGILTLEPLQERVALGYCLMIMLFTILFGARHIATREKHEGLVFAIAFESIVKLVTFGAIGLYALYVVFGGPHQLEIWLLQNQSALQALHTPLQEGPWRTLLLVFFASAIVMPHMYHMTFTENLDPRGLVSASWGLPLYLLLMSLAVPLILWAGLKLGVSTNPEYFTLGLGIAAQSETLALLAFVGGLSASSGLIIVSTLALSGMALNHLVLPLYQPSSEGNIYRWLKWTRRSLIFAIIMAGYGFYLLLGAEQDLSNLGIVAFVATLQFLPGVLSVLYWPTANRRGYIAGLLAGIGVWVVTMLLPLVGNLDGFYIPLLNVVYVLDDTSWHLAAIASLAVNVLAFSLFSIFSETSPEEQSAAEACAVENVRRPQRRELIAASPQEFATQLAKPLGAKTAQREVEQALRDLQLPFDEHRPYALRRLRDRIEANLSGLMGPSVAQDIVENFLAYKNGADGYITEDIHFIESRLEEYHSRLTGLAAELDALRRYHRQTLQELPMGVCSLAKDQEILMWNRALEELTEIPALQVVGSRLSTIAEPWRSLLSDFIEQADEHLHKQRLAHNGHRRCLNLHKAAIAEPLAPGNSGLVLLVEDLTETQQLEDRLVHSERLASIGRLAAGVAHEIGNPITGIACLAQNLRDEREGDGEIVEISGQIIEQTKRVSRIVQSLMSFAHAGERQHQLYPVSLAQVTQDAIGLLSLNRNRTEVQFINICDPMHFAEGDPQRLAQVLINLLSNARDASPQGGVIRISSEVAEQTVYLTVEDEGSGIPKDIQDRLFEPFFTTKDPGEGTGLGLALVYSIIEEHYGQIDIDSPADPETQRGTRFRITLPRHVEASHAVS, from the coding sequence ATGCAGACGAGCTTTAGCCTGAGCCAGCTGATCCTGATCAGCGTCGCCTACCTGATCATGCTGTTCGGCGTGGCCTGGGTCAGCGAGCGCGGATTGATTCCGCGCTGGGTGATCCGCCACCCGTTGACCTACACATTGTCGCTGGGCGTCTACGCCAGCGCCTGGGCCTTCTACGGCACGGTTGGCCTGGCCTACCAGTACGGTTACGGCTTCCTCGCCACCTACCTGGGGGTCTGCGGCGCGTTCCTGCTGGCACCGGTACTGCTCTACCCGATCCTGCGCATTACCCGCACCTATCAGCTGTCATCGCTGGCCGATTTGGTCGCGTTCCGCTTTCGCAGCACCTGGAGCGGCGCGCTAACCACCATCGTCATGCTGATCGGCATGCTGCCGCTGTTGGCCCTGCAGATTCAGGCGGTGGCCGACGCCATCGGCATTCTCACTCTGGAACCCCTACAGGAGCGCGTGGCGCTGGGCTACTGCCTGATGATCATGCTCTTCACCATCCTCTTCGGCGCACGCCACATCGCCACGCGCGAGAAGCACGAAGGTCTGGTGTTCGCCATCGCCTTCGAATCCATCGTCAAGCTGGTGACCTTCGGTGCCATCGGCCTCTATGCCCTTTATGTGGTGTTCGGCGGCCCGCATCAGCTGGAGATCTGGCTGCTGCAGAACCAGTCGGCGCTGCAGGCACTGCACACTCCCTTGCAGGAAGGGCCCTGGCGCACACTGCTGCTGGTGTTCTTCGCCTCGGCCATCGTGATGCCGCACATGTATCACATGACCTTCACCGAGAATCTCGATCCTCGCGGCCTGGTGAGCGCCAGCTGGGGCCTGCCGCTCTATCTGCTGCTGATGAGCCTGGCCGTGCCGCTGATCCTCTGGGCCGGACTGAAGCTGGGGGTCAGCACCAACCCCGAGTACTTCACCCTGGGCCTGGGCATCGCCGCCCAGAGCGAAACGCTGGCGCTGCTGGCCTTCGTTGGCGGTCTCTCGGCCTCCAGCGGGCTGATCATCGTCAGCACCCTGGCGCTGTCGGGCATGGCGCTCAACCACCTGGTGCTGCCGCTGTATCAGCCGTCCAGCGAAGGCAATATCTACCGCTGGCTGAAGTGGACACGGCGCAGTCTGATCTTCGCGATCATCATGGCCGGCTACGGCTTCTACCTGTTGCTCGGCGCCGAACAGGACCTGTCCAACCTGGGCATCGTCGCCTTCGTCGCCACCCTGCAGTTCCTGCCCGGCGTGCTGTCCGTGCTCTACTGGCCGACCGCCAATCGCCGCGGCTACATCGCCGGCCTGCTGGCCGGCATCGGCGTCTGGGTGGTGACCATGCTGTTACCGCTGGTGGGCAACCTGGACGGCTTCTACATCCCACTGCTCAACGTCGTCTACGTGCTGGACGACACCAGCTGGCACCTGGCGGCAATCGCCTCACTGGCGGTCAACGTGCTGGCGTTCTCGCTGTTCTCGATCTTCAGCGAAACCAGCCCCGAGGAGCAGAGCGCTGCCGAAGCCTGCGCGGTGGAGAACGTGCGCCGCCCGCAACGGCGCGAATTGATCGCCGCCTCGCCGCAGGAATTCGCCACCCAGCTGGCCAAGCCACTGGGTGCCAAGACCGCGCAACGGGAAGTGGAACAGGCCCTGCGCGATCTGCAGCTACCCTTCGACGAACATCGCCCCTACGCGCTGCGCCGCCTGCGCGACCGTATCGAAGCCAACCTCTCCGGCCTGATGGGCCCCAGCGTGGCCCAGGACATCGTCGAGAATTTCCTGGCCTACAAGAACGGCGCCGATGGCTACATCACCGAGGACATCCACTTCATCGAAAGCCGGCTGGAGGAATATCACTCGCGCCTGACCGGCCTCGCCGCGGAACTGGACGCCCTGCGCCGCTATCACCGCCAGACCTTGCAGGAGCTGCCAATGGGCGTCTGCTCGTTGGCCAAGGATCAGGAAATCCTCATGTGGAACCGCGCGCTCGAGGAGCTCACCGAGATCCCCGCGCTGCAAGTCGTCGGCTCGCGCCTGTCGACCATCGCCGAACCCTGGCGCAGCCTGCTGAGCGACTTCATCGAGCAGGCCGACGAACACCTGCACAAGCAGCGTCTGGCACACAACGGTCATCGCCGCTGCCTCAATCTGCACAAGGCGGCGATCGCCGAGCCGCTGGCACCAGGCAACAGCGGCCTGGTGCTGCTGGTCGAGGACCTGACCGAAACCCAGCAACTCGAAGACCGCCTGGTGCACTCCGAGCGCCTGGCCAGCATCGGCCGCCTGGCCGCCGGTGTGGCGCACGAGATCGGCAACCCGATCACCGGCATCGCCTGCCTGGCGCAGAACCTGCGCGATGAGCGCGAAGGCGACGGGGAGATCGTCGAGATCAGCGGCCAGATCATCGAGCAGACCAAACGCGTATCGCGCATCGTGCAATCGTTGATGAGCTTCGCCCATGCCGGCGAGCGGCAGCACCAGCTCTATCCGGTGAGCCTGGCGCAGGTGACACAGGACGCCATCGGCCTGCTCTCACTCAACCGCAATCGCACCGAGGTGCAGTTCATTAACATCTGCGATCCCATGCATTTCGCCGAGGGTGATCCACAGCGCCTCGCCCAAGTGCTGATCAACCTGCTGTCCAATGCCCGCGACGCGTCGCCGCAAGGCGGGGTGATCCGCATCAGCAGCGAAGTTGCCGAGCAGACGGTGTACCTGACGGTGGAAGACGAGGGCAGCGGCATTCCGAAGGACATCCAGGACCGGCTGTTCGAGCCATTCTTCACCACCAAGGACCCTGGCGAAGGTACTGGCCTGGGCCTCGCGCTGGTCTATTCGATCATTGAAGAGCATTATGGCCAGATCGATATCGACAGCCCGGCCGACCCGGAAACACAGCGCGGCACCCGTTTTCGCATCACCCTGCCGCGGCATGTCGAAGCGTCCCATGCCGTAAGTTGA
- a CDS encoding pyridoxal phosphate-dependent aminotransferase: MTSSYSARSRAIEPFHVMALLERANQLQVQGHDVIHLEIGEPDFTTAAPIVAAGQAALAAGHTRYTPARGLPQLREAIAGFYYAQRYGLSIDPERILITPGGSGALLLAASLLVDPGKHWLLADPGYPCNRHFLRLVEGAAQLVPVGPEVRYQLTPELVERYWDRDSVGALLASPANPTGTLLDRGELAGLSAALKARGGHLVVDEIYHGLTYGVNAASVLEVDDDAFVLNSFSKYFGMTGWRLGWLVAPPAAIAELEKLAQNLYISAPSMAQHAALACFEPATLEILEARRGEFARRRDFLLPALRELGFGIAVEPQGAFYLYADISAFGGDAYAFCQHMLETEFVAITPGLDFGRFQAGHHVRFAYTQDLPRLKQAVERIARGLRSWQP, translated from the coding sequence ATGACCTCGTCATACAGTGCGCGCAGTCGCGCAATCGAACCTTTCCACGTCATGGCGCTTTTGGAGCGGGCCAACCAACTGCAAGTTCAAGGCCACGACGTCATTCATCTGGAAATCGGCGAGCCGGACTTCACCACCGCAGCGCCCATCGTCGCCGCCGGGCAGGCCGCGCTGGCCGCCGGGCACACGCGCTACACCCCGGCGCGCGGCTTGCCGCAGCTGCGTGAAGCGATCGCCGGCTTCTATTATGCCCAGCGCTACGGATTATCCATTGATCCCGAACGCATTCTGATCACGCCCGGTGGCTCCGGCGCGTTGCTGCTGGCCGCCAGCCTGCTGGTGGATCCCGGCAAGCACTGGCTGCTCGCCGATCCGGGCTACCCCTGCAATCGGCATTTCTTGCGGCTGGTGGAAGGCGCCGCGCAACTTGTGCCGGTCGGCCCCGAGGTGCGTTACCAGCTGACTCCCGAACTGGTCGAGCGCTACTGGGATCGTGACAGCGTCGGTGCGTTGCTGGCATCGCCGGCCAATCCCACCGGGACGTTGCTGGATCGCGGGGAGCTGGCCGGGCTGTCGGCAGCGTTGAAAGCGCGTGGCGGCCACTTGGTGGTCGATGAGATCTACCACGGGCTGACCTACGGCGTGAACGCGGCCAGCGTGCTGGAAGTCGACGATGACGCCTTCGTGCTCAACAGCTTCTCCAAGTATTTCGGCATGACCGGCTGGCGCCTGGGTTGGCTGGTAGCGCCGCCGGCAGCGATTGCGGAGCTGGAGAAGCTCGCACAGAACCTCTACATCAGTGCCCCGAGCATGGCTCAGCACGCGGCGCTGGCGTGTTTCGAGCCGGCGACGCTGGAGATTCTCGAAGCACGCCGCGGCGAATTCGCCCGCCGCCGTGATTTCCTCTTGCCAGCCTTGCGGGAGCTCGGCTTCGGTATCGCGGTCGAGCCGCAGGGCGCGTTCTACCTGTACGCCGACATCAGCGCCTTTGGCGGCGATGCCTATGCGTTCTGCCAGCACATGCTGGAAACCGAGTTCGTCGCGATCACTCCAGGGTTGGACTTCGGTCGTTTCCAGGCCGGACACCATGTGCGTTTCGCCTATACCCAGGACCTGCCGCGCCTGAAGCAGGCCGTCGAGCGCATCGCCCGCGGCCTGCGGAGCTGGCAACCCTGA
- the sfsA gene encoding DNA/RNA nuclease SfsA, producing MRFAEPLERGRLVRRYKRFLADIVTDDGEALCIHCPNTGSMLNCMGEGARVWFQRSRDPRRKLPGTWELVETPQGRLACVNTARANALVEEALLNGTIIELAGFTALKREVAYGVENSRVDFRLDYAGSAAFVEVKSVTLGFAETPVAAFPDAVTTRGARHLRELAALARAGVRAVQLYCVNLSGIEAVRPAEEIDPAYAAALREAQAAGVEVLAYGVDLSVEELRIAGRLPVLL from the coding sequence ATGCGCTTCGCCGAACCGCTGGAGCGGGGGCGTCTGGTACGCCGCTACAAGCGTTTTCTCGCCGATATCGTCACCGATGACGGTGAGGCGCTGTGCATCCACTGCCCCAATACCGGCTCGATGCTCAACTGCATGGGCGAGGGCGCACGGGTCTGGTTCCAGCGCAGCCGCGATCCCCGGCGCAAATTGCCGGGCACCTGGGAGCTGGTGGAGACGCCGCAGGGACGGCTGGCCTGCGTGAATACCGCACGGGCCAACGCGCTGGTGGAGGAGGCGCTGCTGAACGGGACGATAATCGAACTGGCCGGTTTCACCGCGCTCAAGCGCGAGGTGGCTTATGGCGTGGAGAACAGTCGGGTGGATTTTCGTCTTGACTACGCCGGGTCTGCCGCCTTCGTCGAGGTCAAGAGCGTCACCCTCGGCTTCGCCGAAACGCCTGTGGCGGCCTTTCCCGATGCGGTGACGACGCGCGGCGCCAGGCACCTGCGTGAGCTTGCAGCGCTGGCCCGTGCCGGTGTGCGTGCGGTGCAGCTGTACTGCGTCAACCTGAGCGGCATCGAAGCGGTGCGGCCGGCCGAGGAAATCGATCCGGCTTATGCCGCTGCGCTGCGTGAAGCACAGGCGGCAGGTGTGGAAGTGCTGGCTTACGGCGTCGATCTTTCCGTCGAGGAACTGCGCATTGCTGGCCGATTGCCGGTGCTGCTCTGA
- the dksA gene encoding RNA polymerase-binding protein DksA: MPITKETPSSKQLIRAFEPYKESKGEEYMSDKMRAHFTGILNKWKQELMEEVDRTVHHMQDEAANFPDPADRASQEEEFSLELRARDRERKLIKKIDETLQLIEDNEYGWCDSCGVEIGIRRLEARPTATLCIDCKTLAEIKEKQIGS, translated from the coding sequence ATGCCCATTACCAAAGAAACACCGTCGAGCAAGCAACTGATTCGCGCCTTCGAGCCCTATAAGGAAAGCAAGGGCGAGGAATACATGAGCGACAAGATGCGCGCCCACTTCACCGGCATCCTGAACAAGTGGAAGCAGGAGCTGATGGAAGAGGTCGATCGCACCGTACACCACATGCAGGACGAGGCGGCCAACTTCCCGGATCCGGCCGACCGTGCCAGCCAGGAAGAAGAGTTCAGCCTGGAACTGCGCGCCCGTGACCGCGAGCGCAAGCTGATCAAGAAGATCGACGAGACGCTGCAGCTGATCGAAGACAACGAATACGGCTGGTGCGATTCCTGCGGTGTCGAGATCGGCATCCGCCGTCTGGAAGCCCGCCCCACCGCTACGCTGTGCATCGACTGCAAGACGCTGGCGGAGATCAAGGAAAAGCAGATCGGTTCCTGA
- the gluQRS gene encoding tRNA glutamyl-Q(34) synthetase GluQRS, with the protein MPSPVPPQAHRYVGRFAPTPSGYLHFGSLVAALASYLDARAVGGRWLLRMEDIDPPREMPGAQRAIVETLSSYGFEWDGEMLRQSERQAAYAAVIERLLDDGLAYACTCSRKQLEGYPVPYPGFCRDAGHGLDDAAIRLRVPDREYGFTDRVQGEFRQHLGREVGDFVIRRRDGLIAYQLAVVLDDAWQGVTDVVRGADLLDSTPRQLYLQEVLGLPQPRYLHLPLIIQPDGHKLGKSYRSPPLQPHEASPLLLRALRALGQQPPDELNDALPADIFAWAVTHWDARRIPRARTLAESQLR; encoded by the coding sequence ATGCCCTCTCCCGTCCCGCCTCAAGCCCATCGTTACGTCGGCCGGTTTGCTCCGACACCGAGCGGTTATCTGCATTTCGGCTCACTGGTCGCCGCCCTCGCTTCCTACCTCGATGCCCGTGCGGTCGGCGGTCGCTGGCTGCTGCGCATGGAAGACATCGACCCGCCACGGGAGATGCCCGGCGCCCAGCGCGCCATCGTCGAGACGCTGTCGAGCTACGGCTTCGAATGGGACGGCGAAATGTTACGCCAGAGCGAGCGTCAGGCCGCCTACGCCGCCGTCATCGAACGCCTGCTCGATGATGGCCTGGCGTATGCCTGCACCTGCTCGCGCAAGCAGCTCGAAGGCTATCCGGTCCCCTACCCCGGTTTCTGCCGCGACGCCGGCCACGGTCTCGACGACGCCGCCATCCGCCTGCGCGTGCCTGATCGCGAGTACGGCTTCACCGACCGCGTGCAGGGCGAATTCCGCCAGCACCTGGGCCGCGAGGTCGGCGACTTCGTCATCCGCCGTCGCGACGGTTTGATCGCCTATCAGCTGGCGGTGGTGCTGGATGACGCCTGGCAGGGGGTAACCGACGTCGTACGCGGTGCCGATCTGCTCGATTCCACGCCGCGCCAGCTCTACCTGCAGGAAGTGCTCGGCCTGCCCCAGCCGCGCTATCTGCATCTGCCGCTGATCATCCAGCCGGATGGGCACAAGCTCGGCAAGAGTTACCGCTCGCCACCCTTGCAGCCTCACGAAGCCAGTCCGCTGCTGCTGCGCGCGTTGCGCGCGCTGGGCCAGCAACCGCCCGACGAATTGAACGACGCATTGCCAGCCGACATCTTCGCCTGGGCGGTGACGCACTGGGACGCTCGACGCATCCCTCGCGCGCGAACGCTGGCCGAATCACAGCTGCGCTAA